gccctagagagagagaaacgGGGGTCAGGGCCCCAATTCCCATCGCTGTCACAGTGAGAACGAAGGCTGGATAGGGGTCACAGAACATACCCAGTCTAAGTAACAAAGAGCAGCAACCTGTGTCAGGGAtttgggcagcgcctggcacaagggGCCCCTGATCtggcctggggtctgggcagcgcttTGCACAAGAGGGGCCCTGATCTTGCCTGGgatctgggcagcgcctggcacaagaggggccctgatcttgcctggggtctgggcagcgcctggcacaagaGGGGCCCTGATGTTGGCTGGGATCTGGGCAGCGGTGCTGTAATACCCACAATCAGCTGAGAGGAAAGGCTCTCACTTTGCAGAATCCCTTGTTGCTGTTCATGTACCCAGCACAGATCATGCTGGGTTTGACTACATCTGGTCCCAGATGTGAGTGTAGAGTCAGTATCTTGTAACGATCGTTGCAGTCTGCTGTTTTGATGATGGGAATCTCCAACTCCTGCAGGGTCTTGGGTCTTGGGAGAGGCTCTGGAGAGCGAGAACCGGGAGTGTGTCAAGGTTATTCCACCAGCGTCCGGCGCCTCCTGAACCCCGTGTGCCAGGGTCCGGACGagccatttgtgcctttgggCAGCTTCCCCCATGCCTGTGCCATTCTGGAGACGAATCTGGCTGTCAAGGCACATCTACTATGGCTAAGTGCAGGCGTgcccctgtgtgctgccccacaaggaatacacacacacacacacacacacacaatcccctccagcaggaggcagcgctgccccccacccactcacATGGCCCTGATCATCTGGGACCCCAAGCCTCTAACTCAGGAGCTCAATCAATTtgatttaacaaagagaaggttaaggggtgaattgagcacagtctataagtatctacaatGCGAAGAAGTGtttaataacgggctcttcagctgagagagaaagatctaacatgatccaatggctggaagttgaagccagacaaactcagactggaattAAGGTGTCAGCTTTTAACAGTGggaaatttaccaagggtcgtggtgggttctccatcacaggcaatttGTAAATCCAGACGGGACGGCCATCCAAGAGATCTGGTCTACTTTCAGCAGCAATTAATTCAGGGACGTTCTCTGCCTTTTGCTCTCCAGGAGGTCAGCAGAGATGGTCACATCCATGACCACCAGAGCTCTCCTGTCCACAGGATGGTTCAGGGCAACTGCCCTGGGTcccgtgctttggggggccctgtgggGCCCAGGGTGGTCTGGGGGATTAGTGGGGGGCCTGGCACCGGCAGCAGGGGTCGGGCTCACCTCCCCGCACTCACTGGCAGTAGTGGGAAGTGGAGCAACATGGCTGGGAACCTGGTCGCTCCATTTCCCGCCaccgctggtgagtgcagggcagtTCCACTCCTGCTGCTGGCACCAGGCCCCCACTAACCCTCCAGGCTGCgtcactcaggggagggggattgggagaaggggtggaatggggctggggagggggcagagcaggggtggggacacAGCTGGAAActgctctccccaaccctctaACAATTATGGACTCCCAGTGCCTCTCTGAGACTTCTGACACTTACTGGTCACTTCAACGTTTCCCCAGCCGGTGACCCAACACTTCTTCTTCTCGGGGAACTGCAAGGAGGGCCTCGGCAGGGAGATGGGCCGGATGAACTTCGTGGGTTTCACTGGCTTCTCCAGCCTCACCAAGGCGATGTCAGCAACTTTGCTCTTCCTATTGTAACTGGGGTGGAGGATGATCTGCTTCACCTGGACCAGGATCTGATTCGGGGAGGGGTTGAGGAGCTGGTGTGCCCCTAGCACCAAACGGTACTGGGAACAGGTCAGAGAGctggaggagagaaaaagaaaaggggaagacaGGGgatgctgagatgcagccacctctgtgggggagggcagtTGGGGAACACATGCAGAGCAGGAGGCCAGGGAAGAGTCATCACCCCCTGCCTGGGTTACTCACCGAATGAAGCAGTGAGCGGCTGATACCACCCACTGGGCTGAGATGAGGGATCCTCCACAGATGTGGAGGTAGTCACTTTTTTTGTCAATATATCGCTGCACACTGACCTGCCAGGGCCATCGACCCTCCTGCGCATCCTGCCCTGCTATGATATGGCTGAACACTGCACAAAACAGGG
This DNA window, taken from Dermochelys coriacea isolate rDerCor1 chromosome 6, rDerCor1.pri.v4, whole genome shotgun sequence, encodes the following:
- the LOC119856783 gene encoding serine protease 27-like, coding for MSGGLAEITPQTHGEAPAGYITRCLEARGCLLRWLEAELDCPNPEHLWGRIMVGLYSQLAMLLLVLASPVHGAEESQDQPVFSHIIAGQDAQEGRWPWQVSVQRYIDKKSDYLHICGGSLISAQWVVSAAHCFIRSLTCSQYRLVLGAHQLLNPSPNQILVQVKQIILHPSYNRKSKVADIALVRLEKPVKPTKFIRPISLPRPSLQFPEKKKCWVTGWGNVEVTKPLPRPKTLQELEIPIIKTADCNDRYKILTLHSHLGPDVVKPSMICAGYMNSNKGFCKGDSGGPLACQQDGTWYLAGIVSWFITRNVCGIICADCRFPGVFTRVTAYDSWIQRHVNGMGPLPAFLQPR